The Beijerinckiaceae bacterium genome has a window encoding:
- a CDS encoding MBL fold metallo-hydrolase — protein sequence MRSFTGKQPVVKGFFEKRTSSVQYVVFDPATKKCVIIDPVLDFEEKSGTTATRSAEAILSYVNEQQLTIELILDTHAHADHLSASWYLKQKTHAPVAIGDGVCEVQKVWKQIYNWPDLPADGSQWDRLIANGEKFRIGEIEVEAILSPGHTPASMTYVMGDAVFVHDTLFAPDYGTARADFPGGNAAQLWRSIQRILALPEEFRVFTGHDYQPGGRAVSFESTIAEQRSNTHLVRTGNEAAFVAFRESRDKTLPLPKLLLPSLQVNIRGGRLPEPESNGRRYLKIPLDAFEGAVWDE from the coding sequence ATGCGCAGCTTCACTGGAAAACAACCCGTTGTAAAAGGCTTTTTCGAAAAGCGCACCTCCAGCGTCCAATATGTGGTCTTCGATCCGGCCACCAAGAAATGCGTTATTATCGATCCCGTCCTCGACTTCGAGGAAAAGTCTGGCACGACGGCAACACGATCTGCCGAGGCGATTTTGAGCTATGTGAATGAGCAGCAGCTCACGATCGAACTTATTCTCGACACGCATGCCCATGCCGACCATCTCTCGGCGAGCTGGTATTTAAAACAGAAGACGCATGCACCCGTCGCTATCGGGGATGGCGTGTGCGAAGTCCAAAAAGTCTGGAAGCAGATTTACAATTGGCCCGACCTCCCCGCAGACGGATCGCAATGGGACCGGCTCATCGCCAATGGCGAAAAATTTCGGATCGGGGAAATCGAGGTTGAGGCGATCCTTTCGCCTGGCCATACGCCGGCCTCGATGACCTATGTCATGGGCGACGCAGTCTTCGTTCACGACACCTTGTTTGCGCCGGACTATGGGACGGCGCGTGCCGATTTTCCCGGCGGCAATGCGGCGCAGCTTTGGCGCTCGATTCAGAGAATTCTTGCCCTGCCTGAGGAGTTCCGGGTGTTCACCGGGCATGACTATCAGCCTGGTGGCCGGGCGGTGTCCTTCGAGAGCACGATTGCCGAACAACGAAGCAACACGCATCTCGTGCGGACCGGCAATGAGGCGGCCTTCGTCGCATTCCGCGAATCGCGCGACAAAACTTTGCCGCTGCCAAAATTGCTGTTGCCTTCGCTGCAGGTCAATATTCGAGGTGGCCGCCTGCCCGAGCCCGAAAGCAATGGCCGCCGTTATCTGAAAATCCCGCTCGATGCTTTTGAGGGCGCGGTCTGGGACGAGTAA
- a CDS encoding GNAT family N-acetyltransferase has product MGRVTNRRQWVSPELLGPSDYEALADHLNRQNAETDGLGLPFFSAITGPPLDAHEPRQRANRIANWARRIGEPGWQRMWGIRSDVDGAIIGHLELTGPEYKVKQHRAKIAVGVEPPYRRQGLGEGLLRAAIAFANDAGLAWLDLWVFTHNRPASALYRKIGFVEVGRFKDQFRIGQWAIEDVAMALELETRRSRPAPPAPYEE; this is encoded by the coding sequence CTGGGACGAGTAACAAACCGGAGACAATGGGTGAGCCCCGAACTCCTTGGACCAAGCGACTACGAGGCTTTGGCGGACCATCTCAACCGCCAGAACGCCGAGACCGATGGATTGGGCTTGCCATTTTTTTCGGCGATTACCGGGCCGCCTCTGGACGCGCATGAACCGCGCCAACGTGCGAATAGGATCGCGAATTGGGCCCGCAGGATCGGCGAGCCAGGCTGGCAAAGAATGTGGGGAATTAGAAGCGATGTCGATGGGGCGATCATCGGCCATCTCGAACTCACCGGCCCGGAATATAAAGTCAAGCAACATCGCGCCAAGATCGCCGTCGGCGTCGAGCCGCCCTACAGACGGCAAGGCTTGGGGGAGGGTTTGCTGCGCGCGGCGATCGCTTTTGCCAATGACGCCGGTCTTGCTTGGCTCGATCTCTGGGTCTTTACCCATAACAGGCCGGCGTCGGCCCTTTACCGAAAAATCGGTTTCGTCGAGGTCGGGCGATTCAAGGACCAGTTTCGCATCGGCCAATGGGCGATCGAGGATGTGGCCATGGCATTGGAGCTTGAAACGCGCCGCTCCCGTCCGGCTCCGCCCGCCCCTTACGAGGAATGA
- a CDS encoding oligoendopeptidase F: MLLRASGFLRTVHATRQSSAKAKQPAEFDGLPEWNLADLYPAMDSPAFLGDLAKAAAECTAFNSTYKGKLEGLAKKRSGEGLLEAVQRYEALEELLGRIMSYAGLVYAANTVDPARMKFYGDTQEKITAASSDLLFFELELNRLDDRLMAKVAGGALKYYRPWLEDIRKGKPYQLDDKLEQLFHEKSITSFGAWNRLFDETIASLRFVVDGQTMTIEPVLNLMQDPKEKTREKAALAFGAGLRGNLRTFALVTNTLAKDKEISDRWRGFKDVADARHLANRVEREVVDALVSAVREAYPRLSHRYYRLKAKWFNKPALKHWDRNAPLPHAASKNYPWGDARDIVLGAYDAFSPKMSGIAKRFFDERWIDAPVRPGKQPGAFAHPTVPSAHPYVLLNYQGKPRDVMTLAHELGHGVHQVLAGPNGALMAPTPLTLAETASVFGEMLTFRALLLRTSSAPQRRALLAAKVEDMLNTVVRQIAFYSFERKLHLERRKGELTADDICSLWMSEQADSLGPSIEFGPDYETYWAYIPHFVHSPFYVYAYAFGDCLVNSLYGVYEGAQDNFAERYLAMLSAGGTKHHSELLAPFGLDARDPGFWQIGLKMIESMIAELEGLEFSHSS, translated from the coding sequence ATGCTCCTGCGCGCATCTGGATTTCTCCGCACTGTTCACGCCACTCGGCAATCCAGCGCAAAAGCCAAGCAGCCGGCTGAATTCGACGGCTTGCCGGAATGGAATCTTGCCGATCTTTATCCGGCGATGGATTCGCCGGCCTTTCTGGGCGATCTCGCCAAGGCGGCGGCCGAATGCACCGCCTTCAATTCAACCTACAAAGGCAAGCTCGAAGGCCTAGCCAAGAAGCGCTCCGGCGAGGGGCTTCTCGAGGCCGTGCAGCGCTATGAAGCGCTCGAAGAACTTTTAGGGCGCATCATGTCCTATGCCGGGCTCGTCTATGCGGCCAATACGGTCGATCCCGCGCGGATGAAATTTTATGGCGATACGCAGGAAAAAATAACCGCCGCTTCGTCGGATCTTTTGTTCTTCGAACTTGAATTGAACCGGCTCGATGACCGCCTCATGGCCAAAGTGGCGGGAGGCGCGCTCAAATATTATCGGCCCTGGCTTGAAGACATCCGCAAGGGCAAGCCTTATCAGCTCGACGACAAACTCGAACAATTGTTCCACGAAAAATCGATTACCAGTTTCGGTGCGTGGAACCGGCTTTTCGACGAGACGATCGCGAGCTTGCGATTCGTCGTCGATGGCCAGACGATGACGATCGAGCCCGTGCTCAATTTGATGCAGGATCCGAAAGAAAAGACCCGCGAAAAGGCCGCCCTTGCGTTCGGCGCGGGCCTCAGAGGAAACTTGCGGACCTTTGCGCTCGTCACCAATACGCTCGCCAAGGACAAAGAGATTTCCGACCGCTGGCGCGGGTTCAAGGATGTCGCCGACGCGAGGCACCTTGCGAACCGAGTCGAGCGCGAGGTCGTCGACGCATTGGTCTCGGCCGTGCGCGAGGCCTATCCGCGCTTGTCGCATCGCTACTACAGGCTGAAGGCGAAATGGTTCAACAAGCCCGCCCTGAAGCATTGGGACCGCAATGCGCCGCTGCCGCATGCCGCCTCGAAGAACTATCCCTGGGGCGATGCGCGGGACATCGTTCTTGGCGCCTATGATGCCTTCTCGCCAAAGATGTCCGGCATTGCCAAGCGCTTTTTCGACGAACGCTGGATCGACGCGCCGGTGCGGCCGGGCAAGCAGCCGGGCGCCTTCGCGCATCCGACCGTGCCGTCCGCGCATCCTTACGTGCTTTTGAATTATCAGGGCAAGCCGCGCGATGTGATGACGCTCGCGCATGAACTCGGGCACGGCGTACATCAGGTTCTGGCCGGCCCCAATGGCGCGCTCATGGCGCCGACGCCGCTGACGCTCGCCGAGACCGCGTCCGTATTCGGCGAAATGCTGACCTTCCGCGCCTTGCTTCTGCGCACATCCAGCGCTCCCCAGCGTCGCGCCTTGCTCGCCGCCAAGGTCGAAGACATGCTGAACACTGTCGTCCGGCAAATCGCCTTCTATTCATTCGAGCGCAAATTGCATCTCGAGCGGCGCAAAGGCGAACTCACCGCCGATGATATTTGCAGCCTATGGATGAGCGAGCAGGCCGACAGTCTCGGGCCTTCGATCGAATTCGGACCCGATTACGAGACCTATTGGGCCTATATTCCGCACTTCGTGCATTCCCCCTTTTACGTCTACGCTTACGCCTTCGGGGATTGTCTGGTGAATTCGCTCTATGGCGTCTATGAGGGCGCGCAAGACAATTTTGCCGAACGCTACCTCGCCATGCTGTCGGCGGGAGGCACCAAGCATCATTCCGAACTGTTGGCGCCATTCGGACTGGATGCGCGGGATCCGGGGTTCTGGCAGATCGGGCTCAAGATGATCGAGTCGATGATCGCGGAACTCGAAGGCCTGGAATTTTCTCATTCCTCGTAA
- a CDS encoding selenium-binding protein yields MKRTSLCVLMTAMIAATAGFIPPAAWADETCLSPYTAALIKGQEAYVHVWTLGDKDLGDGSDKLVTIEADPKSSNYGKMISSVSVGGRGEAHHMGFTDDRKYLWAGRLDDSKIFIFDVGTDPSKPKLVNTITDLPQKTGFIGPHTFYAIPGRMVIGALSNDKTHDGMTGIAIYNNKGEFLSAHPIPADKGGDGYGYDIAINPKKNVFLTSSFTGWNNYMRDLGALIKDSEAMKHFGNTMVLWNLKSLQPEKIFSVPGAPLEIRWSLKEGDDWAITASALTSKLWLINHDDKNEWQAKEVGTIGDPAKIPLPVDISIAADGKTIWVNTFMDGTTRLFDISDPTKPVQIFEKVTGKQVNMISQSWDGKRVYITSSLLENWDKKGADNEQVLRAYDWDGKDLKLKFEVDFSKEQLGRPHHMKFSGPMDKASVDHPIRAASR; encoded by the coding sequence ATGAAGCGGACATCTTTGTGCGTGTTAATGACGGCCATGATCGCCGCCACGGCCGGGTTCATACCTCCCGCCGCATGGGCTGACGAGACCTGCCTCTCGCCCTACACGGCCGCCCTCATCAAAGGTCAGGAGGCTTATGTTCATGTCTGGACGCTCGGGGACAAAGATCTCGGCGATGGTTCCGACAAGCTTGTGACGATTGAAGCCGATCCAAAATCGAGCAATTACGGTAAGATGATCAGCAGCGTTTCCGTCGGTGGCCGCGGCGAGGCGCATCACATGGGCTTCACGGACGACCGCAAATATCTTTGGGCCGGTCGGCTCGACGACAGCAAGATTTTTATCTTTGACGTCGGCACGGATCCGTCGAAGCCAAAGCTCGTCAACACAATTACCGATCTTCCCCAAAAGACCGGCTTCATCGGCCCGCATACGTTTTATGCCATCCCCGGCCGGATGGTGATCGGCGCCTTGTCGAACGACAAGACCCACGACGGCATGACCGGAATTGCGATTTATAACAACAAAGGAGAGTTTCTCTCCGCCCATCCGATCCCGGCCGACAAGGGCGGCGACGGCTATGGCTACGACATTGCCATCAATCCGAAGAAGAATGTGTTTTTGACTTCGAGCTTCACCGGCTGGAACAATTACATGAGGGATCTCGGCGCCCTCATCAAGGATTCCGAAGCCATGAAGCACTTCGGCAATACAATGGTGCTGTGGAATCTCAAGTCGCTCCAGCCCGAAAAAATCTTCAGCGTTCCGGGCGCGCCGCTCGAAATCCGTTGGTCCCTGAAGGAAGGCGACGATTGGGCCATCACCGCTTCGGCTCTGACCTCAAAGCTCTGGCTCATCAACCATGACGACAAAAATGAATGGCAGGCCAAGGAAGTCGGCACGATCGGCGATCCGGCCAAGATTCCCTTGCCTGTCGATATTTCGATTGCGGCCGATGGCAAGACGATTTGGGTGAACACGTTTATGGACGGCACCACCCGTTTGTTCGATATTTCCGATCCTACGAAGCCCGTGCAGATTTTTGAGAAAGTCACCGGCAAGCAGGTCAACATGATTTCCCAAAGCTGGGATGGAAAGCGCGTCTACATCACCTCATCGCTGCTCGAAAACTGGGACAAAAAGGGCGCCGACAACGAGCAGGTCCTGCGCGCCTATGATTGGGACGGCAAGGATTTGAAACTCAAATTCGAGGTCGATTTTTCCAAGGAGCAGCTCGGCCGTCCCCACCACATGAAATTTTCCGGACCGATGGACAAGGCTTCGGTCGATCATCCGATCCGCGCCGCGTCACGGTGA